A window of the Streptomyces sp. NBC_00454 genome harbors these coding sequences:
- a CDS encoding maleylpyruvate isomerase N-terminal domain-containing protein: MSEMQRVLGPHDAKDWSVPAGSLEWSCWTTAAHIAHDLLAYAGQVAARATDGYLSFDLAVRSDSSPREVLQVVAACAGLLASALATTGPEARAWHFGPCDPPGFAAMGVAEILLHTHDITQGLGVPWLPPAPLCEVVLRRLFPDAPPGDPTQVLLWCTGRGDLDHRPRRTSWTWQAAVAE; encoded by the coding sequence GTGAGTGAGATGCAGCGGGTGCTCGGCCCGCATGACGCGAAGGACTGGTCGGTGCCGGCGGGTTCGCTGGAATGGAGCTGTTGGACGACGGCCGCCCATATCGCCCATGACCTGCTCGCCTACGCCGGGCAGGTCGCCGCGCGCGCTACGGACGGCTACCTGTCCTTCGACCTCGCGGTCCGCTCGGACAGCTCCCCGCGGGAGGTGCTCCAGGTGGTCGCCGCCTGCGCGGGGCTCCTCGCCAGTGCGCTGGCCACGACCGGACCGGAGGCGCGGGCCTGGCACTTTGGTCCTTGCGACCCGCCGGGCTTCGCGGCGATGGGTGTCGCCGAGATCCTCCTCCACACCCATGACATCACCCAAGGACTGGGGGTGCCCTGGCTGCCACCGGCCCCTCTCTGTGAAGTAGTGCTCCGCCGCCTCTTCCCCGACGCTCCGCCCGGTGACCCCACGCAGGTCCTCCTCTGGTGTACGGGAAGGGGCGACCTGGACCACCGCCCTCGCCGCACCTCATGGACATGGCAGGCGGCAGTAGCCGAGTGA
- a CDS encoding ricin-type beta-trefoil lectin domain protein, translated as MLPLVGVAVLSLGAGLIAAPSAFAENGPANHGPANHNWPASTPKPKPTAEQKALEAALAQAKSMGKRVVVDHLTTANSQTFANPGGTLTVDAASAPERVKQANGSWRAIDTTLKVNADGTISPTVVPSALSISGGGTGPMATMTTGDGKKLAFKAPFKLPKPTLDGNDALYKNVLPDVDLRLTATQLGGWSQVLIVRTAQAAANPALKKIRLDVDAPGLHTSADAAGNIAFNDVQGKARFTSPTSFMWDSAKTATPDTAAAPQSGAKAGKSAAVSGADAAPQAAPAPAAADAVATSTADAPGDTANVKPIAVKTDATGIDLTPDTSLLGQGTGPWYIDPGVNPTADSGNQAWSQVQEAYPDTNEFNGTSDGQNTPAAGYCGYSTCTIKGRTRAYFQIGINTAIHGAEVLDARLYATVVSSSSPSTATPMGLYHTGGISSPTSWNHQPCDKNSRMGGCTKIGGATISGTGEIQYDVTAQMKNAASGRWSTFTFGLAPDDEGNMYYRQRFNNTPHVVTTYDFQPFVGNPRTSPTPGFAGTGSYSACTTPGAAQPWDNPGWMGANTNVYLTSDTWSPTGRQLQTTFQMWDDDAAGASQWFQTGWNGSSGDVVVDAGRLIEGHQYGWTARTTDGTLTSAETGWCFFRVDRTAPSASVTSTDFPASGTTGGHPKRVDEPGTFTLFGADNAPTTGTNRSSGLACARWTTDPVKAASDWNCTDTDSQIIKTFTDGKATVNYTPRAWGTNYLYLQTQDNAGNMSQPIAYSFYVPSNPNSPAPIFGDINGDKKADVVLADSAGNIRQINGGGDPAASPVALARSSVSGNGWNGIQLTHRGSLGYKNVDDLLAHEPGKPNLYVFTNNNTGLVDSQAPNKVDKPGSCAKTDGTPIVCADYGFGIDWSKVTQIAAYGSITGDSKAGLPNSLPQTSLLWVENGRLWLGIPGATNQLDSPAYLISGNDTKWDSYELITPGRAKGTNFATLWARNKTDGGTLHAFTVTGGTPDAPVLTAIADPAAGAISGKIDPARYPRVGSDGDLTGDNIPDLWAVDKEQQLVSFAGAGTAPNGTSILYPTVTGVASAFTLQGNLNTPTVQWKLNAVSGTSTPSAGGNKYPGTVAGAVTFPTEVIDGRSTKYAAFGGAGSSITTTGPGIDTRKDFTITTWAKHGSTSPGPTTSMIVSQDGTQNSSFMIYGDKNTGQWHFAMANAQGGGWPYDYTSVANQSARWTADTWTRLTAVYNAGTGLMSLYVNGVLASTGHHAANTSPAPSGSIVFGRYKVSGANSDTLNGGVSNFAAYNYAAAPTAPAVTGRITLSAAPAPGICMDNDYALSNDGNKIQIAACNGTAAQDFDVRADGSLRIQGKCVNATNAGTANLTLLELRTCGGTPTPAQQFVPRADGSIYNPVSGRCVDLGNYNTTPGTQLWLYDCNPSNAQRWSITTLGTAPLPVPTLDAAP; from the coding sequence ATGCTTCCCCTGGTCGGCGTAGCCGTGCTGTCCCTGGGGGCCGGGCTGATCGCCGCCCCGAGCGCCTTCGCGGAGAACGGCCCGGCCAACCACGGCCCGGCCAACCACAACTGGCCGGCTTCGACCCCCAAGCCCAAGCCCACTGCCGAGCAGAAGGCCTTGGAGGCCGCGCTGGCGCAGGCCAAGAGCATGGGGAAGCGGGTGGTCGTCGACCACCTGACGACCGCGAACTCGCAGACGTTCGCCAATCCGGGTGGCACGCTCACCGTCGATGCCGCGTCGGCCCCGGAGCGGGTGAAGCAGGCGAACGGTTCCTGGCGCGCGATCGACACCACCCTCAAGGTCAACGCCGACGGCACCATCTCCCCGACCGTCGTTCCCTCCGCGCTGAGCATCTCCGGCGGCGGTACCGGGCCGATGGCCACGATGACGACGGGCGACGGCAAGAAGCTGGCCTTCAAGGCCCCGTTCAAGCTGCCCAAGCCCACGCTCGACGGCAACGACGCCCTCTACAAGAACGTCCTGCCCGACGTCGACCTGCGCCTGACCGCCACCCAGCTCGGCGGCTGGAGCCAGGTCCTGATCGTCCGCACCGCCCAGGCCGCCGCCAACCCGGCCCTGAAGAAGATCCGCCTCGACGTCGACGCCCCGGGGCTGCACACCTCCGCCGACGCCGCGGGCAACATCGCCTTCAACGACGTCCAGGGCAAGGCCCGTTTCACCAGCCCCACCTCCTTCATGTGGGACTCCGCCAAGACGGCCACCCCGGACACCGCCGCAGCTCCCCAGAGCGGCGCCAAGGCCGGTAAGTCCGCAGCCGTGAGCGGAGCCGACGCCGCCCCGCAGGCCGCCCCGGCCCCTGCCGCCGCCGACGCGGTGGCGACGTCCACCGCCGACGCACCCGGCGACACCGCCAACGTCAAGCCCATCGCCGTCAAGACCGACGCCACCGGCATCGACCTGACCCCCGACACCTCCCTCCTCGGCCAGGGCACCGGCCCCTGGTACATCGACCCGGGCGTCAACCCCACTGCCGACAGCGGCAACCAGGCGTGGTCGCAGGTCCAGGAGGCGTACCCGGACACCAACGAGTTCAACGGCACCTCGGACGGTCAGAACACCCCGGCCGCCGGCTACTGCGGCTACTCGACGTGCACCATCAAGGGCCGCACGCGCGCCTACTTCCAGATCGGGATCAACACGGCGATCCACGGCGCCGAGGTCCTCGACGCGCGGCTCTACGCCACCGTCGTCTCCTCCTCCAGCCCGAGCACGGCCACCCCGATGGGCCTCTATCACACCGGGGGCATCAGCAGCCCCACGAGCTGGAACCACCAGCCGTGTGACAAGAACTCGCGGATGGGCGGCTGCACGAAGATCGGCGGCGCCACCATCTCGGGCACCGGTGAGATCCAGTACGACGTCACCGCGCAGATGAAGAACGCTGCCTCCGGCCGCTGGTCGACCTTCACCTTCGGCCTCGCGCCGGACGACGAAGGCAACATGTACTACCGCCAGCGGTTCAACAACACCCCGCACGTCGTCACCACGTACGACTTCCAGCCCTTCGTCGGCAACCCCCGTACCAGCCCCACCCCGGGCTTCGCCGGCACCGGCTCCTACTCCGCCTGCACCACCCCCGGTGCGGCCCAGCCCTGGGACAACCCGGGCTGGATGGGCGCCAACACCAACGTCTACCTGACGTCCGACACCTGGTCGCCCACCGGCCGTCAGCTCCAGACGACCTTCCAGATGTGGGACGACGACGCCGCCGGTGCGTCCCAGTGGTTCCAGACCGGCTGGAACGGCTCCTCCGGTGACGTCGTCGTGGACGCCGGCAGGCTCATCGAAGGCCACCAGTACGGCTGGACCGCGCGCACCACGGACGGGACGCTGACCAGCGCCGAGACCGGCTGGTGCTTCTTCCGGGTCGACCGGACCGCTCCGTCCGCCTCCGTGACCTCGACGGACTTCCCGGCCTCCGGCACCACCGGCGGTCACCCCAAGCGGGTCGACGAGCCGGGCACCTTCACCCTCTTCGGTGCGGACAACGCCCCGACCACCGGTACCAACCGCAGCTCCGGCCTGGCCTGCGCCCGCTGGACCACGGACCCGGTCAAGGCGGCTTCCGACTGGAACTGCACCGACACGGACTCGCAGATCATCAAGACCTTCACCGACGGCAAGGCCACCGTCAACTACACCCCGCGGGCCTGGGGCACGAACTACCTGTACCTGCAGACGCAGGACAACGCGGGCAACATGTCCCAGCCCATCGCCTACAGCTTCTACGTCCCGTCGAACCCGAACAGCCCGGCGCCGATCTTCGGCGACATCAACGGTGACAAGAAGGCCGACGTCGTCCTCGCCGACTCCGCCGGCAACATCCGTCAGATCAACGGCGGCGGCGACCCCGCAGCCTCCCCCGTCGCCCTGGCCCGCTCCAGCGTGAGCGGCAACGGCTGGAACGGCATCCAGCTCACCCACCGCGGCAGCCTCGGTTACAAGAACGTGGACGACCTCCTCGCCCACGAACCGGGAAAGCCCAACCTGTACGTCTTCACCAACAACAACACCGGACTGGTCGACAGCCAGGCGCCCAACAAGGTGGACAAGCCCGGCTCCTGCGCCAAGACCGACGGCACCCCCATCGTCTGCGCCGACTACGGCTTCGGCATCGACTGGTCCAAGGTCACCCAGATCGCCGCCTACGGCTCCATCACCGGTGACAGCAAGGCCGGCCTGCCGAATTCCCTGCCCCAGACCTCACTCCTGTGGGTGGAGAACGGGCGCCTGTGGCTCGGCATCCCCGGCGCCACCAACCAGCTCGACTCGCCCGCGTACCTGATCTCCGGCAACGACACCAAGTGGGACAGCTACGAGCTGATCACCCCCGGCCGTGCCAAGGGCACCAACTTCGCCACCCTGTGGGCCCGTAACAAGACCGACGGCGGCACGCTCCACGCCTTCACCGTCACGGGCGGCACTCCTGATGCCCCCGTCCTCACCGCAATCGCCGACCCCGCGGCCGGCGCCATCTCCGGCAAGATCGACCCGGCCCGCTACCCCCGCGTCGGCTCCGACGGCGACCTCACCGGCGACAACATCCCCGACCTCTGGGCCGTGGACAAGGAGCAGCAGCTCGTCTCCTTCGCCGGCGCCGGCACCGCCCCCAACGGCACCAGCATCCTCTACCCCACCGTGACCGGCGTCGCGTCCGCCTTCACCCTCCAGGGCAACCTCAACACGCCCACCGTCCAGTGGAAGCTGAACGCCGTTTCCGGCACCAGCACCCCCAGCGCTGGCGGCAACAAGTACCCGGGGACCGTGGCGGGCGCCGTCACCTTCCCCACCGAAGTCATCGATGGCCGTAGCACCAAGTACGCGGCGTTCGGCGGTGCCGGGTCCAGCATCACCACCACCGGTCCGGGCATCGACACCCGCAAGGACTTCACCATCACCACGTGGGCCAAGCACGGGTCGACCAGCCCCGGGCCCACGACGAGCATGATCGTCAGCCAGGACGGCACGCAGAACAGCTCGTTCATGATCTACGGCGACAAGAACACCGGTCAGTGGCACTTCGCCATGGCCAACGCGCAGGGCGGAGGCTGGCCCTACGACTACACCAGCGTCGCCAACCAGTCCGCCCGGTGGACCGCTGACACCTGGACCCGCCTGACCGCCGTCTACAACGCCGGCACCGGCCTGATGAGCCTGTACGTCAACGGCGTCCTGGCCAGCACCGGCCACCACGCGGCGAACACCAGCCCCGCCCCCAGCGGTTCGATCGTCTTCGGCCGGTACAAGGTCTCCGGTGCGAACTCGGACACCCTGAACGGCGGCGTCAGCAACTTCGCCGCCTACAACTACGCGGCCGCGCCCACCGCGCCCGCGGTCACGGGCCGGATCACGCTCAGCGCGGCACCCGCCCCGGGCATCTGCATGGACAACGACTACGCCCTCTCCAATGACGGCAACAAGATCCAGATCGCGGCCTGCAACGGCACCGCCGCCCAGGACTTCGACGTACGGGCCGACGGATCCCTCCGGATCCAGGGCAAGTGCGTGAACGCGACCAATGCGGGCACCGCCAACCTCACCCTGCTCGAACTGCGGACCTGTGGCGGTACTCCGACCCCGGCCCAGCAGTTCGTGCCCCGCGCCGACGGTTCGATCTACAACCCGGTCTCCGGCCGCTGCGTGGACCTCGGCAACTACAACACCACCCCGGGCACCCAGCTCTGGCTGTACGACTGCAACCCCTCCAACGCCCAGCGCTGGAGCATCACGACCCTGGGCACCGCGCCCCTTCCCGTCCCCACCCTGGACGCGGCTCCCTGA
- a CDS encoding helix-turn-helix transcriptional regulator has product MGGLEGLGLTDSAERVYRAIVTHPEMGVQEISRGVGMDDEVVRSCMDELADLALVRPTSTARQSVLISPKVALEALVTQRKAELFRVQHELELSSVAASELVAEIGAHPYVGATEGIEVLRGVDEIRGTFERLSFGISSEVLAIIPLSRLDPKGMESSRVLDEDLMQRGVKLQTLYLDSIRNDRAARDYASWLTELGGEVRTAPVLPRRLTVIDREMAIIPVDSQSQEALLVSVAGVVEALIAMFGTIWNFADPLGTSDQRTDEGITSQEQALLRLLGSGLTDEAACKRLGVSLRSVRRMMADLMVRLEAGSRFEAGAKAAQRGWI; this is encoded by the coding sequence ATGGGCGGCTTGGAGGGGCTTGGGCTGACAGATTCAGCTGAGCGGGTCTATAGGGCCATCGTCACCCATCCAGAGATGGGCGTGCAGGAAATCAGTCGTGGGGTCGGGATGGACGACGAGGTGGTTCGCTCGTGCATGGATGAGCTCGCCGACCTCGCCTTGGTCAGGCCGACGAGTACAGCCCGGCAGTCTGTTCTGATCAGCCCCAAAGTCGCCTTGGAGGCGCTGGTCACCCAACGGAAGGCAGAACTCTTCCGGGTGCAGCACGAGCTGGAGCTGAGCAGTGTCGCGGCTTCCGAACTGGTCGCCGAAATCGGTGCACACCCCTATGTGGGTGCAACCGAGGGGATTGAAGTCCTCCGAGGTGTGGATGAGATCCGAGGGACTTTTGAACGGCTCTCGTTCGGCATTTCATCGGAAGTCCTGGCGATTATTCCGCTCTCCCGTCTGGACCCGAAGGGAATGGAATCGAGCCGCGTCCTCGACGAGGACCTCATGCAGCGCGGCGTCAAGCTCCAGACGTTGTATTTGGACAGCATCCGCAACGACAGGGCCGCTCGCGACTACGCCTCCTGGCTCACCGAACTCGGCGGTGAAGTGCGGACCGCGCCGGTTCTCCCGAGACGGCTGACGGTGATCGACCGTGAGATGGCGATCATCCCAGTCGACTCTCAATCGCAGGAAGCGCTGCTGGTGAGCGTGGCCGGCGTCGTCGAGGCACTGATCGCAATGTTCGGCACCATCTGGAACTTCGCAGACCCGTTGGGCACCTCGGACCAGAGAACCGACGAGGGAATTACCTCGCAAGAGCAAGCACTGCTGAGGCTCCTGGGATCCGGTCTCACCGACGAGGCGGCCTGCAAGCGCTTGGGAGTATCCCTTCGCAGCGTGCGTCGAATGATGGCGGACCTGATGGTTCGTCTGGAGGCCGGAAGCCGGTTCGAGGCCGGAGCAAAGGCCGCTCAGCGGGGTTGGATCTGA